The following proteins come from a genomic window of Nostoc sp. ATCC 53789:
- a CDS encoding PAAR domain-containing protein, translating into MGKPAARITDNVAHPLPPVLTGGPGSPNVLIGSLPAWRGVLAAAVPALQSAKQISDTAIQVAEAATLAAAGTPGAPAALAAEQTTKATSAATMGSAIAAAAAGADIHNCATPLPLPPHGPGVVIDGSQTVLINNLPASRMGDTVLEALGPPNKIIKGDFTVLIGG; encoded by the coding sequence TGGCGCACCCTTTACCCCCAGTCTTAACAGGGGGGCCGGGTAGTCCCAATGTATTGATTGGATCTTTACCTGCGTGGCGGGGTGTGCTTGCAGCAGCAGTACCAGCTTTACAATCCGCCAAACAAATTTCTGATACGGCTATCCAAGTGGCTGAGGCTGCTACCCTAGCGGCGGCAGGTACACCAGGGGCACCTGCTGCTTTAGCCGCCGAACAAACTACAAAGGCAACATCAGCAGCTACTATGGGTAGTGCGATCGCAGCAGCAGCAGCAGGAGCTGATATTCATAATTGCGCCACACCTTTACCCTTACCTCCTCACGGCCCTGGGGTTGTGATTGACGGTAGTCAGACTGTGCTGATTAACAATCTACCCGCCTCTCGGATGGGTGACACTGTTTTAGAAGCATTAGGGCCGCCGAATAAAATTATCAAAGGTGATTTTACCGTTTTGATTGGCGGCTGA
- a CDS encoding GPW/gp25 family protein — MVYGRERAYLGTGWAYPLHLSVQGGIQLSREDQKVKESIWIILRTGVGERVYRPTFGSRLSELAFAPLSSDTLLRIRLYVLEALEVWEPRITIDEVVTDPDPVRGRVDIIINYRLKDGPDIYSFVYPYYLVSAGEES; from the coding sequence ATGGTTTACGGTCGTGAACGAGCCTATTTGGGAACAGGTTGGGCTTATCCACTGCATTTAAGTGTGCAAGGCGGGATACAACTTAGCCGTGAAGATCAAAAAGTTAAAGAATCTATTTGGATTATTCTCCGCACCGGAGTAGGTGAGCGGGTTTATCGACCTACCTTTGGTTCGCGCTTGTCTGAACTGGCGTTTGCACCTTTAAGTAGCGATACCCTACTGCGAATCCGTCTTTATGTCTTGGAAGCTTTAGAAGTTTGGGAACCACGCATTACTATCGATGAAGTTGTCACCGATCCTGACCCTGTGCGTGGCAGAGTGGACATCATTATCAATTATCGACTCAAAGACGGCCCCGATATTTATAGTTTTGTTTATCCTTATTATTTGGTTTCAGCTGGGGAGGAATCGTGA
- a CDS encoding putative baseplate assembly protein → MNFDFLPKLPSSNLDDRAFDDLVEECIMRIPRYCPEWTDHNLSDPGITLIELFAWLTDQMLLRFNQVPRKNYVAFLELLGIRLQPPAPARTELTFYLSAALPEAYTIPAGLEASTIRTETTEAITFSTDYPLIIGNPRIQHFLTAQTTEDIPQSLRERVTTSWTRQSNGFWTGNEQPIFEEEPQPGNCFYLAINSDDPLDANVLEIIFQGAAATPAGINPNQPPRKWEAWDGENWQAVLLQESDDKTRGFSFYEMAQQGGNPSQGAEVRLHLPQIWPVANFTSYRGRWLRCSFVSAEANETGYNRPPRIIGLAARSIGGTVRASHSTLIIDERLGISDGTPGQSFQLQTAPILERRENEYILVTPSGGLPQKWIEVRDFADSGPHNFHYTIDSITGTIQFGPLIREPSQLKQHTQMRSRIQEPSLDNTSVQVLENNQSEHQYGAIPPRGAEIKMVAYRTGGGREGNVQTGAIQFLKSAYPYIASVVNRVPAINGADAESLEQAVMKAPRILRTRDRAVTAEDFEVLTQQAGAGAIARVRCLAANSRRQAGIVSLLVVPYANTDAIAQGNGMTPENFALSNALQEQIMSYLDERRLLGVQIELQEPNYVGVSVQTEIALEPAYDNPFAREEIRRNLRVSLYKYLNPLTGGMDGKGWPFGRPVYTSDIVALLQQTPGVRHLGPVLLFPIRKQGENWRRQPSPEQLIDPGSEGLICSWADTNLRSNHDIQIIRNS, encoded by the coding sequence ATGAACTTTGATTTTTTACCGAAATTACCTTCTTCCAACTTAGACGATCGCGCCTTCGATGATTTGGTGGAAGAATGTATTATGCGTATTCCTCGCTACTGTCCAGAATGGACAGACCACAATCTCAGCGACCCAGGAATTACGCTAATTGAGTTATTTGCTTGGTTAACTGACCAAATGTTGCTCAGATTTAACCAAGTACCCCGAAAAAATTATGTCGCTTTCCTAGAATTACTGGGTATTCGTCTCCAGCCTCCCGCCCCAGCCCGCACGGAATTAACTTTTTATTTAAGCGCTGCATTACCCGAAGCCTACACAATTCCAGCCGGATTGGAAGCCTCAACTATCCGCACTGAAACTACAGAAGCTATTACCTTCAGCACAGATTATCCTCTAATTATCGGCAATCCCCGCATCCAACATTTCTTAACTGCCCAAACTACCGAAGATATTCCCCAATCTCTGCGCGAAAGAGTCACAACTTCATGGACTCGTCAATCTAACGGTTTCTGGACAGGTAATGAACAACCGATTTTTGAAGAGGAACCCCAGCCTGGTAACTGCTTTTATTTAGCCATTAATTCTGATGATCCTTTAGATGCTAATGTTTTAGAAATTATTTTCCAAGGGGCTGCGGCTACCCCTGCTGGTATTAACCCCAATCAACCACCGCGCAAATGGGAAGCCTGGGATGGGGAAAATTGGCAAGCAGTTTTATTGCAAGAGTCAGATGATAAAACTCGTGGGTTCAGTTTTTATGAAATGGCCCAACAGGGTGGAAACCCATCTCAAGGTGCAGAGGTACGTTTACATCTACCTCAAATTTGGCCTGTGGCTAATTTTACCTCTTACCGAGGTCGTTGGTTGCGCTGTAGCTTTGTTTCCGCAGAAGCCAATGAAACTGGTTACAATCGTCCGCCAAGAATTATTGGTTTAGCAGCGCGGTCAATTGGCGGTACTGTTAGGGCTAGTCACAGTACGCTGATTATAGATGAGCGATTGGGAATTAGTGATGGTACACCCGGTCAGAGTTTCCAGTTACAAACAGCACCAATTTTAGAACGTCGGGAAAATGAGTATATTTTAGTTACTCCTAGTGGTGGTTTGCCTCAAAAGTGGATTGAGGTGAGAGATTTTGCTGATTCTGGGCCGCATAACTTTCATTACACCATCGATTCGATCACTGGGACAATCCAGTTTGGGCCGCTGATTCGGGAACCTAGCCAACTTAAACAGCATACCCAAATGCGATCGCGAATCCAAGAACCATCGCTAGATAACACATCTGTACAAGTTCTAGAAAATAACCAGTCGGAACACCAATATGGGGCGATTCCTCCCCGTGGTGCAGAGATTAAAATGGTTGCTTATCGCACAGGTGGCGGTAGAGAAGGCAATGTGCAAACTGGGGCAATCCAGTTTTTGAAGTCTGCATATCCATACATTGCTAGTGTGGTCAATCGTGTACCTGCAATCAATGGTGCAGATGCCGAATCGCTAGAACAGGCTGTAATGAAGGCTCCCCGCATCCTTCGCACACGCGATCGCGCCGTCACTGCTGAAGATTTTGAAGTTTTGACTCAACAGGCGGGTGCTGGTGCGATCGCGCGCGTCCGGTGTTTGGCAGCGAATTCTCGTAGACAAGCTGGTATAGTTAGTTTACTGGTAGTACCTTATGCAAATACAGATGCGATCGCGCAAGGTAATGGCATGACACCAGAAAATTTTGCTCTTAGTAATGCCCTGCAAGAGCAAATTATGAGTTACTTAGATGAAAGACGATTATTAGGGGTACAAATAGAATTACAAGAACCGAATTATGTAGGTGTTTCTGTACAGACAGAAATTGCTTTAGAACCTGCTTATGATAATCCTTTTGCCAGAGAAGAAATTCGCCGGAATTTAAGGGTATCACTGTATAAATATTTAAATCCATTAACGGGAGGAATGGACGGCAAAGGTTGGCCATTTGGGCGACCAGTTTATACATCAGATATTGTCGCATTACTGCAACAAACCCCAGGTGTGCGTCATTTAGGCCCTGTCCTGCTGTTTCCCATCCGCAAGCAAGGAGAAAATTGGCGACGACAACCATCACCAGAACAATTAATTGACCCAGGCTCGGAAGGTTTGATATGTTCTTGGGCTGATACCAATCTCCGCTCAAATCACGACATTCAA